One segment of [Limnothrix rosea] IAM M-220 DNA contains the following:
- a CDS encoding pyridoxal-phosphate-dependent aminotransferase family protein, which translates to MPTVSEKYLKKVDQLDLPPRLLLGPGPSNAHPRVLAALAMPPIGHLDPKYLEIMEEVKDLLRYTWQTSNEFTISASGTGSAAMEATLANTVEPGDVVLIGINGYFGHRLVDMASRYGADVRTFSTDWGKAFTLEEITAAVAEHEPKVLGLVHAETSTGARQPLEGVSEVCQKHGSMLLIDTVTSLSGVPLFLDEWGVDMAYSGTQKALACPPGLGPLTLGPRALEALNNRKTPVKNWYLDMSMISKYWGTGKRVYHHTAPVNMNYALREALMLVVEEGLENRWQRHQDVANLFWEGLADMGLKCYVDKEIRLPTLTTVCIPDGVDGAAVAKQLMADYNIEIAGGLGDLAGKVWRVGLMGHNARAENVMLLLAALKKVLFS; encoded by the coding sequence ATGCCCACCGTCAGTGAAAAATATCTAAAAAAAGTCGATCAACTCGACTTACCACCCCGTCTTTTACTAGGCCCCGGCCCATCCAATGCCCACCCAAGAGTTCTCGCCGCCCTAGCCATGCCCCCCATCGGCCACCTCGATCCCAAATACTTGGAGATCATGGAAGAAGTCAAAGACCTACTCCGCTACACCTGGCAAACCTCCAACGAATTCACCATTTCCGCCAGTGGCACAGGCAGTGCCGCCATGGAAGCCACCCTCGCCAATACCGTAGAACCCGGCGATGTTGTGCTGATCGGCATTAATGGTTATTTTGGTCACCGTCTCGTTGATATGGCGAGTCGCTATGGCGCTGATGTGCGCACCTTCTCCACAGATTGGGGTAAAGCTTTTACCCTCGAAGAAATTACAGCCGCCGTTGCAGAGCACGAGCCTAAAGTTCTAGGCCTTGTCCATGCCGAAACCTCCACTGGTGCAAGACAGCCCCTCGAAGGCGTGAGCGAAGTCTGCCAAAAGCATGGCTCCATGTTGCTCATCGATACCGTCACCAGTTTGAGTGGTGTGCCCCTTTTCCTCGATGAGTGGGGTGTCGATATGGCCTACAGCGGCACTCAAAAAGCTTTGGCTTGCCCTCCCGGTCTTGGCCCTCTTACCCTTGGCCCCCGCGCCCTTGAAGCCTTAAATAATCGCAAAACCCCCGTCAAAAACTGGTATTTGGACATGTCCATGATCAGTAAATATTGGGGCACAGGTAAGCGGGTTTATCACCATACTGCGCCGGTCAATATGAACTATGCGTTGCGAGAAGCCTTAATGCTAGTCGTTGAAGAAGGTCTCGAAAATCGCTGGCAGCGTCACCAAGATGTGGCAAACCTATTCTGGGAAGGCCTTGCAGACATGGGTCTGAAATGCTATGTCGATAAAGAAATTCGCCTCCCCACACTCACCACCGTTTGTATTCCCGATGGCGTTGATGGGGCGGCTGTCGCAAAGCAACTCATGGCAGACTACAACATCGAAATTGCAGGCGGCCTAGGGGATCTCGCTGGCAAAGTATGGCGTGTTGGTCTGATGGGTCATAATGCCCGTGCGGAAAATGTCATGCTGCTCCTCGCTGCCCTAAAGAAGGTGCTCTTTAGCTAG
- a CDS encoding YbaY family lipoprotein: protein MFSQIVGVGLAVATVGILTPFAAIAQPETAQYDSVGVLGELAQKPNIGTVILPEGTIVFSQTNRIAVRVYNSSGATRLNLYNKQTGMTELLGVPVTVQATSTGVTYRHSGNQSVTVAIANSGAQTITINGTSQQTNQAVTGTISYLPRIALPPNAVVEAILVEASTKKVLSSQQIAANGRQIPFPFTLPYDPGQINQRSSYTVQSRITVEGETQFVTRDQFSVITNNNPSTVAVRVEQPAPMKANNATTDAAMLKNTVWQLEQIMYRDGQQLEANNLGDYTVQFMDDGQLAIRADCNRALGRFTEAGDDGLSINLGPTTLAACPPESIGSEYLRALQDSSAYFFQDGKLFIALKSGAGMMQFSQ from the coding sequence GTGTTTTCTCAAATAGTCGGTGTCGGTTTAGCGGTAGCAACGGTTGGTATTTTGACGCCATTTGCGGCGATCGCCCAGCCAGAAACAGCCCAGTATGATTCAGTGGGTGTCCTTGGTGAACTAGCCCAGAAACCGAATATTGGCACTGTAATTCTTCCAGAGGGCACAATCGTTTTTTCCCAAACTAATCGTATTGCCGTGCGGGTGTACAACTCCAGCGGAGCAACCCGCCTTAATCTCTACAACAAGCAAACGGGCATGACAGAATTGCTCGGCGTTCCAGTCACGGTTCAGGCTACGAGCACAGGGGTCACCTATCGCCATAGCGGCAACCAGTCCGTTACGGTGGCGATCGCCAACTCAGGCGCACAAACGATCACGATCAATGGCACATCCCAGCAAACAAACCAAGCAGTCACAGGTACAATCTCTTACCTACCCCGCATCGCACTGCCGCCCAATGCCGTAGTTGAAGCGATCCTCGTCGAGGCCTCCACCAAAAAAGTGCTTTCCTCCCAGCAGATTGCTGCTAACGGGCGACAAATTCCTTTCCCCTTTACACTGCCCTACGATCCCGGCCAAATTAATCAACGCTCCTCCTATACAGTTCAGTCTCGCATCACAGTAGAAGGTGAAACACAGTTTGTTACTAGGGATCAGTTTTCGGTCATCACAAACAACAATCCAAGCACAGTCGCAGTTCGAGTCGAGCAACCAGCTCCGATGAAAGCAAATAATGCCACCACTGATGCAGCGATGTTGAAAAATACTGTATGGCAGCTAGAACAAATCATGTACCGCGACGGCCAGCAATTAGAAGCTAATAACCTTGGCGACTATACCGTTCAATTTATGGATGATGGTCAACTTGCCATCCGTGCCGACTGCAACCGAGCCTTGGGTCGTTTCACCGAAGCTGGTGATGATGGTTTGTCGATTAATCTAGGCCCTACAACCTTAGCTGCTTGTCCACCGGAGTCCATCGGCTCAGAATATCTCCGAGCGTTACAAGATTCAAGCGCCTATTTCTTTCAGGATGGCAAGCTGTTTATCGCCCTCAAATCTGGTGCTGGCATGATGCAGTTCTCTCAGTAA
- a CDS encoding DsbA family protein gives MTLWSCSNDQDAQADVQVDKELEEEVLEIIRNNPEAILEAVQQYQQSQQQQQQQQQQAAAQEFRNTITTNPQVIIGDSPVMGSEDFKVVLVEFSDFECPFCARAHGTIKQFMDKHSDTVTLAYKHLPLQQIHPQATPAAAASWAAQQQGKFWEYHDALFENQQQLGDRLYEEIAQDLELDLDKFKADQTAAQPAIEQDIELARQLQLNGTPFFILASTETGKMETFSGALTLQEYETQLATVTTPDAE, from the coding sequence ATGACCCTCTGGAGCTGTAGCAATGACCAGGATGCCCAAGCCGATGTGCAAGTAGATAAAGAGCTGGAGGAGGAAGTGCTAGAGATTATCCGCAATAATCCTGAAGCTATCCTTGAGGCGGTGCAACAGTATCAACAATCTCAGCAACAGCAACAGCAACAACAGCAACAGGCCGCGGCTCAAGAATTCCGCAATACGATCACGACAAATCCCCAAGTGATTATTGGTGATTCTCCAGTGATGGGTTCAGAAGATTTTAAGGTTGTATTGGTGGAATTTTCAGATTTTGAATGTCCGTTTTGCGCCCGTGCCCACGGCACGATTAAGCAATTTATGGATAAGCACAGCGATACTGTGACCCTAGCCTATAAACATCTTCCTCTACAGCAAATTCATCCCCAAGCGACTCCCGCCGCTGCTGCGTCTTGGGCGGCTCAACAACAGGGGAAATTCTGGGAGTATCACGATGCTCTTTTTGAAAATCAACAGCAATTAGGCGATCGCCTCTATGAAGAAATTGCCCAAGATTTAGAGCTTGATCTAGATAAATTTAAAGCCGACCAAACCGCTGCCCAGCCAGCTATCGAACAAGACATTGAACTTGCCCGTCAACTACAACTAAACGGCACACCATTTTTTATTCTGGCCTCCACAGAAACCGGAAAAATGGAAACATTTTCTGGCGCATTAACGCT
- the chlG gene encoding chlorophyll synthase ChlG yields the protein MTETPNPENITTEQEQEEQGSKARQLLGMKGAADGETSIWKIRLQLMKPITWIPLIWGVVCGAASSGGYVWGVEDFAMAMACMLLSGPLLTGYTQTINDYYDREIDAINEPYRPIPSGAISVPQVVTQIVVLLGSGIILSYLLDVWAGHDFPIMLVLTLGGAFVAYIYSAPPLKLKQNGWLGNYALGASYIALPWWAGHALFGTLTPTVMVVTLIYSFAGLGIAIVNDFKSVEGDEELGLKSLPVMFGVGTAAWICVIMIDVFQIGIAGYLVSIHQQLYASILVLLVIPQIVFQDMYFLRNPLENDVKYQASAQPFLVFGMLVAGLAMGHAGI from the coding sequence ATGACAGAAACGCCGAATCCAGAAAATATAACGACAGAGCAGGAGCAAGAAGAGCAAGGCTCTAAAGCTCGTCAGCTACTGGGGATGAAAGGAGCCGCCGATGGTGAAACATCCATCTGGAAAATCCGCCTCCAGCTCATGAAACCGATTACTTGGATTCCGCTCATTTGGGGTGTGGTCTGTGGTGCTGCCTCTTCGGGTGGTTATGTCTGGGGAGTGGAAGATTTTGCAATGGCGATGGCTTGTATGTTGTTGTCGGGGCCCCTTCTTACTGGTTATACCCAGACTATTAATGATTATTATGATCGCGAGATTGATGCGATCAATGAGCCGTATCGTCCGATTCCGTCTGGGGCGATTTCTGTGCCGCAGGTTGTCACTCAAATTGTGGTGCTGTTGGGTTCTGGGATTATCCTGAGTTATTTGCTTGATGTCTGGGCTGGTCATGATTTTCCCATCATGTTGGTCTTAACCTTGGGTGGTGCTTTTGTTGCATACATTTATTCTGCGCCGCCACTCAAACTCAAACAAAATGGTTGGCTTGGAAATTATGCTCTTGGTGCGAGCTATATTGCGCTGCCTTGGTGGGCTGGCCATGCGTTGTTTGGGACGCTTACGCCGACTGTGATGGTGGTGACGCTCATCTATAGTTTTGCGGGTCTTGGTATTGCGATTGTTAATGACTTTAAGAGTGTGGAAGGAGACGAAGAACTTGGTCTAAAGTCTCTACCTGTGATGTTTGGTGTGGGTACGGCGGCTTGGATTTGCGTCATTATGATCGATGTTTTCCAAATCGGCATTGCCGGTTATCTTGTCAGTATTCACCAGCAACTTTATGCGTCGATTCTTGTGCTTTTAGTCATTCCGCAAATTGTGTTTCAGGATATGTATTTTCTGCGTAATCCTTTAGAGAACGACGTGAAATATCAGGCGAGTGCGCAACCTTTTCTTGTTTTCGGCATGTTGGTTGCTGGTTTGGCGATGGGTCATGCTGGTATCTAG
- a CDS encoding Uma2 family endonuclease, which translates to MLQTSVKWSVEDYHRMVAAGILEDRRVELLAGDIVAMSPETPIHYNTAKRGTRYLQSLLDGLADVRFNGPITLANSEPEPDMAIARLPESNYDERHPETADLFWVVEVAKTSFQKDFTVKAEIYAQAGIPEYWILDLAQQQMVVMREPKGDRYLQIQTVSDGEIQPLAFPEITISLKKLLGD; encoded by the coding sequence ATGCTGCAAACCTCTGTGAAATGGTCTGTTGAGGATTATCATCGGATGGTTGCGGCTGGAATTTTAGAGGATCGTCGGGTTGAGCTTTTGGCAGGGGATATTGTTGCGATGAGTCCAGAAACGCCCATTCACTACAACACGGCGAAACGGGGGACTCGATATCTACAATCTCTACTCGATGGTTTGGCTGATGTGCGTTTCAATGGGCCAATCACGCTAGCGAATTCTGAGCCTGAACCGGATATGGCGATCGCCCGTTTACCGGAGTCAAATTATGATGAGCGGCATCCTGAAACGGCGGATTTGTTTTGGGTAGTAGAGGTTGCCAAGACGAGTTTCCAAAAGGATTTCACGGTTAAGGCAGAAATCTATGCTCAAGCGGGAATTCCAGAATATTGGATTTTAGATTTGGCGCAGCAGCAAATGGTTGTGATGCGTGAACCAAAGGGCGATCGCTATTTACAGATTCAAACAGTATCGGATGGTGAAATTCAGCCTCTAGCTTTTCCTGAAATAACAATCAGCCTCAAAAAATTGCTTGGCGACTAA